In a single window of the Amycolatopsis sp. cg5 genome:
- a CDS encoding tetratricopeptide repeat protein, giving the protein MGGPVPGDRKVEVPQPRTGAGAVRPSTSGPRQLPLVPAHFTNRAEEAKLLDRLIERDRTTPAIQLISGQGGIGKTALATSWGHSVSWRFPHGQLHADLGGYSTTGPLSTSEVLGRFLRALGVPPNGLPGDPDELTNLYRTVTADKPLLVFLDNARTTDQVRPLIPASADSLVIVTSRRTLGTLQAEHLVNLVQLDPFNTAHGEELLSRTIGENRFNSETEHAQMIVRLCSGLPIALSTISAKLAAKPRMPLAKVASELQLEHRRLAVLTKEATSVQASFNLSYDALPPDAAALYAALGLHPGPDFGVGVAAASIGKSTEAAEDLLDQLVDDGLLIDVHGDGERFTFHDLARLHAKEKTAGHENERDREIAVRRMLEWYLYAASSTVDLTVADQKPIEYRYEYRPKTRVTFESRDESLAWLELERANLIAAVETAYEQQLYELGWQLAAAMWPLFLLHKHYPDFLRVSQLGVKCASRWGNHSAEALMHNRSGAATRGTGRFDDAVGHYRSGYETATAADDHVVAIRSVEGLGLVALAKERLEDALEAFTENLRMSRDQERAHDVSLALINLGATLNKAERPAEAIDRLREASALLTEQGDEYNDARARIELGRALALTGEFAVAREELGRAQAVMRARGSKFEEARTLQALGEVAETAGEVDEAKRLYDQALPILVGLGRPEADALRNRLAGL; this is encoded by the coding sequence ATGGGTGGCCCGGTTCCGGGAGACCGCAAGGTGGAAGTGCCCCAGCCGCGCACCGGGGCGGGCGCGGTCAGGCCGTCGACGTCGGGACCGAGACAACTACCGCTCGTGCCCGCGCACTTCACCAATCGCGCCGAAGAGGCCAAGCTGCTCGACAGGCTGATCGAGCGTGACCGGACCACCCCCGCCATCCAGCTGATCAGCGGGCAGGGCGGGATCGGCAAGACCGCGCTGGCGACGAGCTGGGGGCACAGCGTCAGCTGGCGCTTCCCGCACGGCCAGCTGCACGCGGACCTCGGCGGCTACAGCACGACCGGTCCGCTCTCCACGTCCGAGGTGCTCGGCCGGTTCCTGCGTGCGCTGGGCGTGCCGCCGAACGGGCTGCCGGGTGATCCCGACGAGCTGACGAACCTGTACCGCACGGTCACAGCCGACAAGCCGTTGCTCGTGTTCCTCGACAACGCGCGCACCACCGACCAGGTGCGGCCGCTGATCCCGGCGAGCGCGGACAGCCTGGTGATCGTCACGTCCCGGCGCACGCTGGGGACACTGCAGGCCGAGCACCTGGTCAACCTCGTGCAGCTCGACCCGTTCAACACCGCGCACGGCGAAGAACTGCTGAGCCGGACCATCGGCGAGAACCGGTTCAATTCCGAGACCGAGCACGCCCAGATGATCGTCCGGCTGTGCAGCGGGCTGCCGATCGCGCTGTCGACGATCAGCGCCAAACTGGCCGCGAAGCCGCGCATGCCTCTCGCGAAAGTCGCATCTGAGCTACAACTAGAACATCGACGACTCGCGGTGCTGACGAAAGAGGCGACTTCGGTGCAAGCCAGCTTCAACCTGTCCTATGACGCACTACCGCCGGACGCGGCCGCGCTGTACGCGGCGCTGGGGCTGCACCCCGGGCCGGACTTCGGGGTCGGGGTCGCCGCCGCGTCCATCGGCAAGAGCACCGAAGCCGCCGAGGACCTGCTCGACCAGCTCGTCGACGACGGCCTGCTGATCGACGTGCACGGCGACGGCGAGCGGTTCACCTTCCACGACCTCGCCAGGCTGCACGCCAAGGAGAAGACGGCCGGGCACGAGAACGAGCGCGACCGCGAGATCGCCGTTCGTCGCATGCTCGAGTGGTATCTCTACGCCGCGAGTTCGACGGTCGACCTGACCGTCGCCGACCAGAAGCCGATCGAGTACCGCTACGAGTACCGCCCGAAGACCCGCGTCACGTTCGAGTCGCGTGACGAGTCGCTCGCCTGGCTCGAACTCGAGCGCGCGAACCTCATCGCCGCCGTCGAAACCGCCTACGAGCAGCAGCTGTACGAACTGGGCTGGCAGCTGGCCGCCGCGATGTGGCCGCTGTTCCTGCTCCACAAGCACTACCCGGACTTCCTGCGGGTCAGCCAGCTCGGCGTGAAGTGCGCCAGCCGGTGGGGCAACCACTCGGCGGAAGCGCTGATGCACAACCGCAGTGGCGCGGCGACGCGCGGCACCGGCCGGTTCGACGACGCCGTCGGGCACTACCGGTCCGGCTACGAGACGGCGACCGCGGCGGACGACCACGTGGTCGCCATCCGCTCGGTCGAAGGACTCGGCCTGGTCGCGCTCGCGAAGGAGCGACTGGAGGACGCGCTCGAGGCGTTCACCGAGAACCTGCGGATGAGCCGTGACCAGGAGCGGGCGCACGACGTCAGCCTCGCGCTGATCAACCTCGGCGCGACGCTGAACAAGGCCGAGCGGCCTGCCGAGGCGATCGACCGGCTACGAGAGGCGAGCGCGCTGCTCACCGAGCAGGGCGACGAGTACAACGACGCCCGCGCGCGGATCGAGCTCGGCCGCGCGCTCGCGCTGACCGGCGAGTTCGCGGTCGCCCGCGAGGAACTCGGCCGCGCACAGGCCGTCATGCGGGCACGCGGTTCGAAGTTCGAAGAGGCCAGGACGCTGCAGGCACTGGGCGAGGTCGCGGAGACCGCCGGCGAGGTCGACGAGGCCAAGCGGCTCTATGACCAG